In Ananas comosus cultivar F153 linkage group 14, ASM154086v1, whole genome shotgun sequence, the genomic stretch TAGTCCCACAATTAATGAGAAACCCCATGCTTTATTTCCCTGAGATGCAGGCAAAAAGCCAACATTTTTATCTGCGTACTAATCATCAAGAGAGAATACACATACAACAATATTTGAGGGGATTTTTCTGTAATTCAGCCttagaaaaatttaaactaaatggGCATTCATTACCTTTTCATAAAACTTGATGGAGCGCTCAAGGTCACCTACACGAAGCATAACCTGACAAAGAGGCTCAGGAGTTGGACCCCTCTGAATTAGCTCAAATATGTAGCCATCAGGGTCTTCCACAAAAGCGATAACCGTCGTTCCTCCTTTAACAGGACCAGGTTCGCGAGTAACTTTGCCACCCTTTGCCCTGACATCTTCGACCAATTTATAAACCTACAGTTTTATCATAGTTTTCTTTTAAAGCATGTAGGTGGTGCATGCAAGAGAATGAAAAATACTGTGATACAGCAAGATAATTTATGCTCACATCTTCAGTTGCAATGGCAAAATGTCCAAAGCCTGTTCCTATATCATATTTATCGACTCCATAATCTGCAAAACAAGATAAGAACAATACAATTTTAGAAATGATGGAAATCCTATAAAAGCAAACACATATGTACATGTCCAAGACGACCATGCAGCAATTATGAAAGTTTGCAAAGAAATATATTCTGGAGGATAAAGTGGACTGACTTCATTTATGTACAAGTAACATGCAGTTAACAATTCACCAATATGGAGGCAGTTTGTGCTTTAATATAGCTCTAAGATAATATTCTAAAAGCgttaaaaagaaaactaatttaGCAAGAAGAGAAAACCATAAACTGGGGTGCTGGGGAGTTACTATAAGTCAATTCTAACGCAAAATGAGAGTCCTCGGGCCCAAATCCAAGAAATGCATTTGAATATTTCTCCTCGGGAACATCTCTTTTCCTCAGCAGTTTCATCCCAAAACATTCAGTGTAAAATCTAATAACAGTGAATAATTGAGTCAGCATTGTGAATTACTACCATATCTCACTGCAAGGAAATGTAAagagaattaaatttaaacagAAATAAAATTACTTTATGGTGCGATCCAAATCACCAACACGATAAACAGCATGTAAAAATCGCCGCTTGTCTTTCTGAACCCATTCGAGCAAATTCTCACTTCCAGCTGTTTCACCTTCTGATCCAGATGCCATATCCAGGTATTGCTTTTATATGCTACTGTTTAAATTCAGTTGAAAAAGGTAAATGTCAGTAATCTATGCAGTGAAACAAGATCGACAACAAAGTAATAAAACAGGATtccttcttatttttcttttttttcttcattttttccCAATAAAAAGAACTGCGTTATGCTCCTTATTGCCCATTTAGAAGGTAACAAAAAGACAATCTACAATTGTAAGTGCAGAACCATAAGCTAGGACGAACCAAATTTGAAATGTAAGGATTTGAAGACCATTGAGTCCATTGACATGATAAACCACCAAATCAGAACATTACATGGCGACAATCACAATCTTGTATGGTACAATCAACTGGATACTAAAATtcatctcaaatagtgcaagTAATTTAGCTTAACCCATGCAACTACAACAGCTGTCCTATAAAACCCTGACTAGAAATCAACCCTTGTTTTCCAGCTACTTTTCCTGCCGTCATACACAAATTGAGGCGATGAATCCTTAACTACTAGTAACTCACAGTACTCTGTagcttaactttttttttactgagAAACAAATCTTATTTATCCAAACCTCAAAAGTCAAAACCCTATCAAAATTACTACTGATGTTTCAGTTCATCTAGCTCTtaacaaaaatcaaatcaaGTATAAGAACCCCCTAAAATCAGAAATTTTTCACAGACTAAATTCGATATCTCGTCAATCCAAAGCATCAAAATCCCCATACACCTAACTATACCGGTCGATTCTGCGCTTCGtctatctagggttttgagatccCAACCCAAACTCCCATTCCAAACCATTTCCTCGACTACAAAGTGATAATTCTACAAAGATGTATGGATCGCCGGATTACGAAGCTCGATCTAAAAGAGaacgaagaagaaaaaggatcGAGATCTATCGAGAgagaggctagggttagggatTCGATTCGCTCTTACCAGAAGAGAAAGGGGTA encodes the following:
- the LOC109720385 gene encoding lactoylglutathione lyase-like, with amino-acid sequence MASGSEGETAGSENLLEWVQKDKRRFLHAVYRVGDLDRTIKFYTECFGMKLLRKRDVPEEKYSNAFLGFGPEDSHFALELTYNYGVDKYDIGTGFGHFAIATEDVYKLVEDVRAKGGKVTREPGPVKGGTTVIAFVEDPDGYIFELIQRGPTPEPLCQVMLRVGDLERSIKFYEKACGMKLLRKKDNPDYKYTIAMMGYADEYETTVLELTYNYGVTEYTKGNAYAQVAISTEDVYKSARVVDLVTKELGGKITRQPGPIPGINTKITSFLDPDGWKVVLVDHSDFLKELEA